One window from the genome of Macaca fascicularis isolate 582-1 chromosome 7, T2T-MFA8v1.1 encodes:
- the RPL10L gene encoding large ribosomal subunit protein uL16-like, with amino-acid sequence MGRRPARCYRYCKNKPYPKSRFCRGVPDAKIRIFDLGRKKAKVDEFPLCGHMVSDEYEQLSSEALEAARICANKYMVKSCGRDGFHMRVRLHPFHVIRINKMLSCAGADRLQTGMRGAFGKPQGTVARVHIGQVIMSIRTKLQNKEHVIEALRRAKFKFPGRQKIHISKKWGFTKFNADEFEDMVAKKRLIPDGCGVKYVPSHGPLDKWRVLHS; translated from the coding sequence ATGGGCCGCCGTCCAGCTCGTTGTTACCGGTATTGTAAGAACAAGCCGTACCCAAAATCTCGTTTCTGCAGAGGGGTTCCTGATGCCAAGATCCGCATCTTTGACCTGGGTCGAAAGAAGGCAAAAGTGGATGAATTCCCACTCTGTGGCCACATGGTGTCTGATGAATATGAGCAGCTGTCTTCTGAAGCCCTGGAGGCCGCCCGTATTTGCGCCAACAAGTACATGGTGAAAAGTTGTGGCAGAGATGGCTTTCACATGCGAGTGCGGCTCCATCCCTTCCATGTCATCCGCATCAACAAGATGTTGTCCTGTGCTGGGGCTGACAGGCTCCAGACAGGTATGCGAGGTGCCTTTGGAAAACCCCAGGGTACTGTGGCCCGCGTCCACATTGGTCAAGTCATCATGTCCATCCGCACCAAGCTTCAGAACAAGGAGCATGTGATTGAAGCCTTGCGCAGGGCTAAGTTCAAGTTCCCTGGACGCCAGAAGATTCATATCTCCAAGAAGTGGGGCTTCACGAAGTTTAATGCTGACGAATTCGAAGACATGGTGGCCAAGAAGCGCCTCATCCCTGACGGTTGTGGAGTCAAGTACGTTCCCAGTCATGGCCCTTTGGACAAGTGGCGGGTTCTGCACTCATGA